GTGGTGACGTTCCTTCAGGTCTCCGCCGATATGGCTGTGGCACAAGACGTTCCGGCCGGACACGGCCACGACTACGTCGGCGATGTCGCCGACGGGTGGGCGGCGGTGCTACAGCCGCCCGGATGGACGGCGGACAAGACTGCGAGGCTGCGACCACTGCTGCACGCCAGCGACGGCTAACACCAGATGAACGGACGCGGACGGTTGTGCGTTGTGTATGAGTAAGCCCTGCGTTTGATGGCACTATCCACGGATACGAATCCCGTGGAGGGAGTGGTCGATGACCTGGACAGCTGCCAAGATCGCGGTGACGGGGGTGCTGGCCGCGATACCGATCGCCGCGGTGTGCCTATCGGCGTCAGCGGTGGCGGACCCGCCGGACGACCCGAATCCGGGTCCGGCGCCCGTCCACCAGGGCGAGTACTACAACCCGAACGACTACAACGACTGGTGGTACAACCACAGCGCCGACGGCGGCGGGGGCGGCGGCTAAACGGAACTGAGTGTGGCGGCGATCAGCGCGTGGTAGCCGCCGACCACGTCCGTGGCGCGGTGCAGGCCGAGGTCCTGCAGCGCGGCCGCGGCCAGGCTGGAGGTGTATCCCTCCGAGCACAGCAGCACCCACTCGACGTCGTCGCCGACCGCCTCGGGCAGCCGTGCGGCGCTGGTCGGATCGCAGCGCCACTCCAACACATTCCGCTCGATCACCAGCGCACCGAAACTCGCCGGGACTTCGCCTTCCCGCGCACGCTGGGCCTGCGGCCGGATGTCGACCAGCAGCGCACCCCGGCGCAGCGCCGCCGGCACCTCGTCGGCAGTCAACCGGCGCAACCGCTTTCGCGCCGACTCCAGGACATCGTCGATCCGGCTCATGACTGCTCCGGTTGGTCGGTCAGTTCAGTTCGCTTGCGCCGCAACCGCTGTTGGGCGGTCACCTCGTAGTACGACATCACGGTCAGCGGCGGGGAATAGGCGTGCACGCTCAGCGACGGCTGCTGCGGCCCGGACAGTGCGGTGACCGATGCGCGCGGACCGGGCGGCGCCCACACCACGTCGTGCACCCAGCCCAGCGGGAACGCGGCCTGATCGCCCGCCCGAAGTCGTCGGCAGCGCAGTTGATCTCCGTCCCAACGGAATTCGTCGAGCGATCCGGACAGCAACGTCACTGCGCCCAGCGACCCACCGTGGTCGTGCAGCTCGGTGCGATGCCCCGGCACCCAACTGATCAGCCAGACGTCGACTTCGTCGTCGCCGTAGAGCCGCGCGAACCATCGGTCGTCGGACGGCACCCCGCCCGGCGGAACCACGTTGTCGTAGCGACCGCTGAGTACGTCGTCGGCGGTGCGGTCGGTGATGTGCAGTAGGTCGGCGAGTCGCAGGCGGGTCGGGCCGGGAACGGATCGCAGCCGCGACGGTGGTCGGGTCGGGGCAGGCGCAGCGACAAGGTTTGCAGAAACCATGCGGGAGAACTCCAAAGCGAGCGGGCGTATTGAGGGGTCGGCGGTGGATTAGGGCCGACAACACTCCCAAAACCGCGTTCGCTGCATCACGGCCGCCAGTGTTGCATAGATTGACCAGGTGTGGCCGCGCCCGACTGACCCCTCGACGTGGATCGCGGCCGTCCTCTTGACCGTCGCCGCGGCCGTGGCCGGATGTTCGACCCGCGGTCCCGCCCCGGCGCCCGCCCCGGCACCGCCGTCCCGCACCACCGCGCCCGCCGCTCCGGCGCCGGGTGCCGTCTCGACGAATCCGGCGGGCGTCACGACCAAGATCGATGTACCGGCGCACTCGACCGAAGAGGAGTATTTCCAGGCCTGTCACGCGGCGACGGTGTGGATGCAGGCCCACCCCGGTGACCGCCGCACGCTGGCCGAGGACTATCTGGCGGCCGTGCAGGTGCCGGGCGTCGTCGGCCCGGGCACCTGGAACATCGCCTGGGCCGCGCTGCCGCTGGCGCGCCAGGCCGGGGTGATCGTCGCGGCCCAGGCAGCCGCCGGCAACGAGTGCGGCTGAGTCGGGCTAGTTCGAATCACGATTGTTAAAACCTGCGGCACGCAGGCAAAGATGTAGCCATGACCGACCCAGACATCACGTCCGAGCCGGCGCCCGGGCGGCTCGACGCCCCCCGCCCGCGGGTGGCATTGGCGCTCGGCAGTGGCGGCGCCCGCGGGTACGCCCATATCGGAGTGATCCACGAACTGCACGACCGCGGCTATCAGATCGTCGGGGTAGCCGGTTCCTCGATGGGTGCACTTGTCGGCGGGTTGCAGGCGGCCGACCGGTTGGACGAATTCGCCGACTGGGCAATGTCTTTGACGCAGCGGGCGATCCTGCGACTGCTCGACCCGACGCTGACCGCGGCCGGGGTGCTGCGCGCCGAGAAGATCTTGGACGCCGTGCGCGACATCCTCGGCGCGGTCACCATCGAGGAACTGCCGATTCCCTACACCGCGGTGGCCACCGATCTGCTGACCGGCAAGCCGGTGTGGTT
The sequence above is a segment of the Candidatus Mycobacterium wuenschmannii genome. Coding sequences within it:
- a CDS encoding cysteine dioxygenase, with amino-acid sequence MVSANLVAAPAPTRPPSRLRSVPGPTRLRLADLLHITDRTADDVLSGRYDNVVPPGGVPSDDRWFARLYGDDEVDVWLISWVPGHRTELHDHGGSLGAVTLLSGSLDEFRWDGDQLRCRRLRAGDQAAFPLGWVHDVVWAPPGPRASVTALSGPQQPSLSVHAYSPPLTVMSYYEVTAQQRLRRKRTELTDQPEQS
- the lpqV gene encoding lipoprotein LpqV, encoding MWPRPTDPSTWIAAVLLTVAAAVAGCSTRGPAPAPAPAPPSRTTAPAAPAPGAVSTNPAGVTTKIDVPAHSTEEEYFQACHAATVWMQAHPGDRRTLAEDYLAAVQVPGVVGPGTWNIAWAALPLARQAGVIVAAQAAAGNECG
- a CDS encoding rhodanese-like domain-containing protein; translated protein: MSRIDDVLESARKRLRRLTADEVPAALRRGALLVDIRPQAQRAREGEVPASFGALVIERNVLEWRCDPTSAARLPEAVGDDVEWVLLCSEGYTSSLAAAALQDLGLHRATDVVGGYHALIAATLSSV